From the Desulfovibrio sp. JY genome, one window contains:
- a CDS encoding histidine kinase, whose translation MPLKSDCCPLATPLLLTGLNPRERLHNIIGAAPPAVRTAIADLMLSIKTSLDVLPGLAEIPDPDQPITSWESLLTALTSVRRELDIVKAHKIEGLTRANPGFVQLEYRCGKLKKAHDKAALMLEILYELINAGQDFQTAAEILEQSAEVLLKELKGDLYVCRLRDEGGNWVNIAANTHTGRATPIFVRFMEETLPHHPVMRSVVDPEALFVVSNNLQGPERGGESIDCVPYLEGFRCRLVFFLREPAGKAFGLVMLYSKKPRFFDRYEPDFLADCARIVSLTVGRRMELGRDALAKAAGGMAHVGNNVLAIMKNAAELILEEDEEFLDNEDDIATAMIAEAMQLVPGPWPPLGQAAMRHLFGLAVERIDVEKKMQYVNLIVENINRLKGAIANLIKAVEKPILMPYVGGEEVLDLEPEKDGGEGA comes from the coding sequence ATGCCGCTTAAATCCGATTGCTGCCCACTGGCCACGCCGCTGTTGCTTACAGGCCTCAATCCCAGGGAACGTCTGCACAACATCATCGGTGCGGCCCCGCCGGCCGTGCGCACGGCCATCGCCGACCTCATGCTTTCCATCAAGACGTCCCTGGACGTGTTGCCCGGCCTGGCCGAAATTCCGGACCCGGACCAGCCGATTACGAGCTGGGAGTCGCTATTGACCGCCCTGACCTCGGTGCGTCGGGAACTCGACATCGTCAAGGCCCACAAGATCGAGGGCCTCACGCGGGCCAACCCCGGTTTCGTCCAACTCGAATACCGTTGCGGCAAGCTGAAAAAGGCCCATGACAAGGCCGCGCTCATGCTGGAGATCCTCTACGAGCTTATAAACGCCGGCCAGGATTTCCAGACCGCCGCCGAAATCCTGGAGCAAAGCGCCGAGGTGCTGCTCAAGGAGCTCAAGGGCGACCTCTACGTCTGCCGGCTGCGCGACGAGGGGGGCAACTGGGTCAACATCGCGGCCAACACCCATACCGGCCGGGCCACGCCCATCTTCGTGCGCTTCATGGAAGAGACGTTGCCTCACCATCCGGTCATGCGCTCCGTGGTCGATCCCGAGGCGCTTTTTGTGGTCTCCAACAATCTGCAAGGCCCCGAGCGCGGCGGCGAATCCATCGATTGCGTGCCGTACCTGGAGGGCTTTCGCTGCCGGCTGGTGTTTTTCCTGCGCGAACCGGCGGGCAAGGCCTTCGGCCTGGTCATGCTGTATTCAAAAAAGCCCAGGTTTTTCGACCGCTACGAGCCGGACTTCCTGGCCGACTGCGCCCGCATCGTGTCCCTGACCGTGGGGCGGCGCATGGAACTCGGGCGCGACGCCCTGGCCAAGGCCGCCGGCGGCATGGCCCATGTGGGCAACAACGTGCTGGCCATCATGAAAAACGCGGCCGAGTTGATTCTGGAGGAGGATGAGGAGTTTCTCGACAACGAGGACGACATCGCCACGGCCATGATCGCCGAGGCCATGCAGCTCGTGCCCGGGCCCTGGCCTCCCCTGGGGCAGGCCGCCATGCGGCATCTGTTCGGCCTGGCCGTGGAGCGCATCGATGTCGAGAAGAAGATGCAGTACGTCAACCTGATCGTGGAAAACATCAACCGCCTCAAGGGGGCCATCGCCAACCTGATCAAGGCGGTGGAGAAGCCGATTCTCATGCCCTATGTCGGCGGCGAGGAAGTGCTCGATCTCGAGCCGGAAAAAGACGGGGGCGAGGGCGCCTGA
- the cls gene encoding cardiolipin synthase, with protein MALFIVILLGACHAIGVASAARALFTARSPQGSMAWVMGMITFPYVAVPLYWVLGRNRFQGYVASRREGDKMVGRLAPEIDQFKAFPDASAPGLPGFFPVIERLAELPFTKGNAVELLIDGQATFDAIFAAIDAAESYVAVQFFIIRDDAIGRALKDHLVAKARAGVAVYVLYDEIGSHSLDTAYLADLRRAGAQVSAFNTTLGWRNRLQLNFRNHRKIVVVDGRTAFVGGHNVGDEYMGKSPRFGHWRDTHVRCQGPAVSLVQLTFAEDWYWATRTTPKLDWELRHAPDGDMPVLVLPTGPADDIESCDLYFFQSIAAAKKRLWIVSPYFVPDREIISALQLAVLRGVDVRIMLPKKPDHKLVYLASFSYLSDLETLGVKFYRYTNGFLHQKVILVDDVMASVGTANCDNRSFRLNFEISMVVADSAFIRAVEAMLLTDFTFCQSVSADDYEERSFFFKTGVMLSRLLSPIL; from the coding sequence ATGGCGCTTTTCATTGTGATTCTGCTCGGTGCCTGTCACGCCATCGGTGTCGCTTCGGCGGCCCGGGCGCTTTTCACCGCCCGCTCGCCGCAAGGCTCCATGGCCTGGGTCATGGGCATGATCACCTTTCCGTACGTGGCCGTGCCGCTGTACTGGGTGCTCGGCCGCAACCGTTTCCAGGGCTACGTGGCCTCCCGTCGCGAAGGCGACAAGATGGTCGGGAGGCTGGCCCCGGAGATCGACCAGTTCAAGGCCTTTCCCGATGCCTCCGCGCCGGGTCTGCCCGGATTTTTCCCGGTCATCGAACGGCTGGCCGAACTGCCCTTCACCAAGGGCAACGCCGTGGAGCTTCTGATCGACGGCCAGGCCACCTTCGACGCCATTTTCGCGGCCATCGACGCGGCCGAGTCGTATGTGGCGGTCCAGTTCTTCATCATCCGCGACGACGCGATCGGCCGGGCCCTCAAGGACCACCTCGTGGCCAAGGCCCGGGCCGGCGTGGCCGTGTACGTGCTCTACGACGAGATCGGCAGCCATTCCCTCGACACGGCCTATCTCGCCGACCTGCGCCGGGCCGGGGCCCAAGTTTCGGCGTTTAACACCACGCTCGGCTGGCGCAACCGGCTCCAGCTCAACTTCCGCAACCACCGCAAGATCGTGGTGGTGGACGGCAGGACGGCCTTTGTCGGCGGCCACAACGTCGGGGACGAATACATGGGCAAAAGCCCGCGCTTCGGCCATTGGCGCGACACCCATGTGCGCTGCCAGGGGCCAGCGGTCAGCCTTGTCCAGCTCACCTTCGCCGAGGACTGGTACTGGGCCACCCGGACCACGCCCAAGCTCGACTGGGAACTGCGCCACGCCCCCGACGGCGACATGCCCGTGCTGGTGCTGCCCACCGGGCCGGCCGACGACATCGAATCCTGCGACCTCTATTTCTTCCAGTCCATCGCCGCCGCGAAAAAACGCCTCTGGATCGTCAGCCCCTATTTCGTGCCGGACCGGGAAATCATCTCCGCCCTGCAACTGGCCGTGCTGCGCGGCGTGGACGTGCGCATCATGCTGCCCAAAAAGCCCGATCACAAACTGGTCTATCTGGCCTCGTTCTCCTACCTTTCGGACCTGGAGACCTTGGGCGTCAAATTCTACCGCTACACCAACGGCTTCCTGCACCAGAAGGTGATCCTGGTCGACGACGTCATGGCCTCGGTCGGCACGGCCAACTGCGACAACCGCTCCTTTCGTCTCAATTTCGAGATCAGCATGGTCGTGGCCGACTCGGCGTTCATCCGCGCCGTCGAAGCCATGCTCCTGACCGACTTCACCTTCTGCCAGTCCGTCAGCGCCGACGATTACGAGGAACGCTCGTTTTTCTTCAAAACCGGCGTCATGCTGAGCCGCCTCCTGTCGCCTATTTTGTAG
- a CDS encoding DUF3089 domain-containing protein: MLRLGCRFGGMVLLAVLLLCGKAFCDSGQQHDAVDYGKNKNWSMLPEKTVHDFDVFFVHPTTYGPPANGKYTASLDDKALNAKTDKDSVRWVTAAFSDSCNVFAPRYRQVNIEVMMMGDAAKAKYLETPVGDITAAFEYYLRHLNKGRPFILASHSQGSNVLLLMLLRNPGLLDKSKLVAAYMPGWTFTDADLARIGLRLGRRPDETGVLLTWNTVGPGGVSPTVLPGARCVNPLSWTTDQKEYPASMDIAARILREDKPPLVVPHFTAARINDSGALEIPTPRPEIAGQLKMFMGKECYHRYDYDFFFDNVKANAKLRCETYRREHRP, translated from the coding sequence ATGCTAAGATTGGGATGTCGTTTTGGGGGAATGGTGCTTTTGGCGGTCTTGTTGCTTTGCGGCAAGGCTTTTTGCGATTCCGGGCAACAGCATGACGCCGTCGACTACGGCAAGAACAAGAACTGGTCCATGCTGCCGGAAAAGACGGTGCATGATTTCGATGTGTTTTTTGTCCATCCGACCACTTACGGCCCCCCGGCCAATGGAAAATACACCGCCTCCCTGGACGACAAGGCGCTCAACGCCAAAACGGACAAGGATAGCGTCCGCTGGGTAACGGCGGCCTTTTCCGACAGCTGCAACGTGTTCGCCCCACGGTATCGCCAGGTCAACATCGAAGTCATGATGATGGGCGACGCGGCAAAGGCGAAATATCTCGAGACGCCGGTCGGGGATATTACGGCGGCGTTCGAATATTATTTGCGCCACCTCAACAAGGGGCGTCCGTTTATCCTGGCGAGCCACAGCCAGGGCTCCAATGTCCTGCTGCTGATGCTGCTGCGCAATCCCGGGCTGTTGGATAAAAGCAAGCTGGTTGCCGCCTATATGCCCGGTTGGACGTTCACGGATGCCGATTTGGCCCGGATAGGCCTGCGCCTGGGCCGGCGTCCCGACGAAACGGGTGTGCTGCTGACCTGGAACACGGTCGGCCCCGGGGGCGTTTCGCCGACGGTGCTGCCCGGTGCCCGGTGCGTGAACCCCTTGTCCTGGACCACGGACCAAAAGGAGTATCCGGCCTCCATGGACATCGCGGCGAGAATTTTGCGCGAAGACAAACCGCCCCTGGTCGTGCCGCATTTCACCGCCGCCCGCATCAACGACAGCGGGGCGCTCGAGATTCCGACGCCGCGGCCCGAGATCGCCGGGCAACTCAAGATGTTCATGGGCAAGGAATGCTATCACCGCTATGATTATGATTTTTTCTTCGACAACGTGAAGGCGAACGCAAAGTTGCGTTGCGAAACCTACCGCAGGGAACATCGCCCTTAG
- a CDS encoding pyridoxamine 5'-phosphate oxidase family protein — MREVIDFLKTNSTVFLATSDAGAARVRPFQFQFEQDGRLWFCTAKSKETYAQLVADNRLELSCCSEKMVTLRLAGTAVLDDDPAVKKRIIDGNALVRSIYGSADNPDFTTFSIDHGRAILFDFSGNPPKTFTF, encoded by the coding sequence ATGCGCGAAGTCATCGATTTCCTCAAGACCAATTCCACCGTGTTCCTGGCCACCTCGGATGCGGGCGCGGCCCGGGTCCGGCCCTTCCAGTTCCAGTTCGAGCAGGACGGGCGGCTGTGGTTCTGCACGGCCAAGAGCAAGGAAACCTATGCCCAGCTTGTGGCGGACAACCGGCTGGAGCTGTCCTGTTGCAGCGAAAAGATGGTCACCTTGCGCCTGGCTGGGACCGCGGTCCTCGACGACGATCCGGCGGTCAAAAAGCGCATCATCGACGGCAACGCCCTGGTCCGCTCCATCTACGGCTCTGCGGACAACCCCGACTTCACGACCTTCAGCATCGACCACGGTCGGGCCATCCTGTTCGACTTCAGCGGCAATCCCCCCAAGACCTTCACCTTCTAA
- a CDS encoding MarR family transcriptional regulator: protein MRTDHVIALIADIRERAHEWIVAELTRRGHPGIVPSHGAILARLYDQGPMAMNALATAIGRRKNTVTVLVRKLEATGYVRRQGSPDDSRVTLVALTDKGEAFRGDFKAVSTVLLARVWGGMDDARRQELVAGLETVRDNLG from the coding sequence ATGCGCACCGACCACGTCATCGCCCTGATCGCCGACATCCGCGAGCGTGCCCACGAATGGATCGTGGCCGAGCTGACGCGCCGGGGGCATCCGGGCATCGTGCCCTCCCACGGCGCGATCCTGGCCCGTCTCTACGACCAGGGGCCCATGGCCATGAACGCGCTGGCGACGGCCATCGGGCGGCGCAAAAATACCGTCACCGTGCTCGTGCGCAAGCTCGAGGCCACCGGCTACGTCCGCCGCCAGGGCAGCCCGGACGACAGCCGCGTCACCCTGGTCGCCCTGACGGACAAGGGCGAGGCGTTTCGCGGCGATTTCAAGGCCGTGTCGACCGTCCTGCTGGCCCGGGTCTGGGGCGGCATGGACGACGCCCGGCGGCAGGAGCTCGTCGCCGGTCTGGAAACCGTGCGGGACAACCTGGGCTAA
- a CDS encoding type I restriction enzyme HsdR N-terminal domain-containing protein, giving the protein MHEESLGNVIRDYLTGEEVAETSYEEFRQALARLLVEEKGYPKDRLTPKVGVCFPIEDKDYTRMVDLLAVDTDGKPLLFIIFCSGEPGSYVREALAAARLYQGGPVPLVAVTDTHDAVLLEAATGRELGHGMRALPSFTDAMAANAPIPALPEDALARERRILFAYSEFLADGCCQGACRPTARK; this is encoded by the coding sequence ATGCATGAGGAATCGCTGGGCAACGTCATCCGCGACTACCTGACCGGCGAGGAAGTCGCCGAAACGTCCTACGAAGAGTTCCGGCAGGCCCTGGCCAGGCTCCTGGTGGAGGAAAAAGGCTATCCCAAGGATCGGCTGACGCCCAAGGTCGGGGTCTGCTTCCCCATCGAGGACAAGGACTACACCCGCATGGTGGACCTGCTCGCCGTGGACACGGACGGCAAGCCGCTCCTTTTCATCATCTTCTGCTCCGGCGAACCCGGCTCCTACGTCCGCGAGGCCCTGGCCGCCGCCCGCCTCTACCAGGGCGGCCCCGTGCCCCTGGTCGCCGTCACCGACACCCACGACGCCGTCCTGCTCGAAGCCGCCACAGGCCGCGAACTCGGCCACGGCATGCGCGCCCTCCCGTCTTTTACGGACGCCATGGCGGCAAACGCCCCCATCCCGGCCCTGCCCGAGGACGCCCTGGCCCGGGAACGACGCATCCTCTTCGCCTACAGCGAATTCCTCGCCGACGGCTGCTGCCAGGGCGCCTGCCGGCCCACGGCGCGCAAGTAA
- a CDS encoding dynamin family protein: MEDGRLRDRLASLKEHLQLENPLLVDAVESFGKLDKVCRGLGLLANDQSTISQIAWWPLISILGPFSAGKSTFINYYLDMPVQQTGSHAVDDKFTVICYNAAGESRVLPGTALNADLRFPFYKMSEELEKVEPGEGGRIDSYIRLKTSPSDKLRGLILIDSPGFDADAQRTATLRITNHIMDLSDLVLVLFDARRPEPGAMRDTLTHLVAATINRRDSNKFIYILNQMDIAAREDNPEEVVGAWQRALAQQGLTAGKFYRIYSPSAAMPIDDDALRARFEAKRDADLAAIHNRMDQVRVERAYRIVGDLEKLAREVEDLRVPEIRGMLMRWRKGALRRDALVFGGVALVLAALYIFTGHPFSNGVVPGWLGWVFAESWRWIPFLLLCLGGGSWLHHLARKWSATAVARMVEKAYPHGPVREGLMRALAKNTAPWRSIYYMEPAGWGQKARNTLSSVITDSEKYIQSLNDRYAHPSGVCQPVPESMID, encoded by the coding sequence ATGGAAGACGGGCGACTGCGCGACAGGCTGGCCAGCCTCAAGGAACACCTGCAACTGGAAAATCCGCTGCTGGTCGACGCGGTGGAGAGCTTCGGCAAGCTGGACAAGGTCTGCCGGGGCCTCGGGCTTCTCGCCAACGACCAGTCCACCATCTCCCAGATCGCCTGGTGGCCGCTTATTTCCATATTGGGGCCGTTTTCCGCCGGCAAATCCACGTTTATCAACTATTACCTGGATATGCCGGTGCAGCAAACCGGCTCCCATGCCGTGGACGACAAGTTTACGGTCATCTGCTACAACGCCGCCGGCGAATCCCGGGTGCTGCCCGGCACGGCGCTCAACGCCGATCTGCGCTTTCCCTTCTACAAGATGAGCGAGGAGTTGGAGAAGGTGGAGCCCGGCGAGGGCGGGCGCATCGATTCCTACATCCGGCTCAAGACCAGCCCCAGCGACAAACTGCGCGGGCTCATCCTCATCGACTCCCCCGGCTTCGACGCCGACGCCCAGCGCACGGCGACCCTGCGCATCACCAATCACATCATGGACCTCTCCGATCTGGTGCTGGTCCTGTTCGACGCCCGCCGGCCCGAGCCCGGGGCCATGCGCGACACGCTCACCCACCTGGTCGCGGCCACCATCAACCGCCGCGACTCCAATAAATTCATCTACATTCTCAACCAGATGGACATCGCCGCCCGGGAGGACAACCCCGAGGAGGTGGTGGGGGCGTGGCAGCGGGCGTTGGCCCAGCAGGGGTTGACCGCCGGCAAGTTCTACCGCATCTATTCGCCCTCGGCCGCCATGCCCATCGACGACGACGCCTTGCGGGCGCGGTTCGAGGCCAAGCGCGACGCGGACTTGGCCGCCATCCACAACCGCATGGACCAGGTGCGGGTGGAGCGGGCCTACCGTATCGTCGGCGACCTGGAGAAGCTGGCCCGGGAGGTGGAAGACCTGCGGGTACCGGAAATCCGGGGCATGCTCATGCGCTGGCGCAAGGGCGCGCTGCGGCGCGATGCCCTGGTGTTCGGCGGGGTGGCGCTGGTCCTCGCGGCGCTGTATATTTTCACCGGCCATCCCTTCAGCAACGGCGTCGTGCCGGGCTGGCTGGGCTGGGTGTTTGCCGAATCCTGGCGCTGGATACCGTTTCTTCTTTTATGCCTGGGCGGCGGCAGCTGGCTGCATCATCTGGCCCGCAAATGGTCGGCCACGGCCGTGGCGCGGATGGTGGAAAAGGCCTATCCCCACGGTCCGGTGCGCGAGGGCCTCATGCGGGCCCTGGCGAAAAACACCGCGCCCTGGCGCTCGATCTACTATATGGAGCCGGCCGGCTGGGGCCAGAAGGCCCGCAATACCCTGTCTTCGGTCATTACGGACAGCGAGAAATACATCCAGTCGTTAAACGACCGCTACGCCCACCCCTCGGGCGTGTGCCAGCCGGTCCCCGAATCCATGATCGACTGA
- a CDS encoding pyridoxal phosphate-dependent aminotransferase — protein MNPACKDITSFLVMDILERANAIEAAGHRVIHLEIGEPDFDTPDCVKEAAVKAVTDGKTHYTHSLGIAELREAICRLFADEYGVRITPDRILVTGGTSPAMLLAFAALARPGANMLLTDPAYACYPNFLRFTGLIPHYVPVAEEDGFQFTPESIAANVSEMTAGILVNSPANPTGTLLPDAAMEAACATGLPVVSDEIYHGLTYGGRARCALEFSEDALVLNGFSKRFAMTGLRLGYLVAPCSMMGLLQKLQQNLFICASSVAQWAGLAALSPDGLAAAETMRQTYATRRKALLAGLKKLGLSPRTEPTGAFYVFVRADHLNPDSLALAYDILEKVHLGVTPGIDFGPGGEGHLRFSYANSLENIEEGLERLGRYVSDHCG, from the coding sequence ATGAATCCCGCCTGCAAGGACATCACTTCGTTTCTCGTCATGGACATCCTGGAACGGGCCAACGCCATCGAGGCGGCCGGCCACCGGGTGATCCATCTGGAAATCGGCGAACCCGACTTCGATACGCCGGACTGCGTCAAGGAAGCCGCCGTAAAGGCCGTAACCGACGGCAAGACCCACTACACCCACAGCCTTGGCATCGCGGAACTGCGCGAGGCCATCTGCCGCCTGTTCGCCGACGAATACGGCGTGCGCATCACCCCGGACCGCATCCTGGTCACCGGCGGCACCTCGCCGGCCATGCTGCTGGCCTTTGCCGCCCTGGCTCGGCCCGGGGCCAACATGCTGCTGACCGACCCGGCCTACGCCTGCTACCCCAACTTCCTGCGCTTCACCGGCCTCATTCCCCATTACGTGCCCGTGGCCGAGGAGGACGGCTTCCAGTTCACCCCGGAGTCCATCGCGGCCAACGTTTCCGAGATGACCGCCGGCATTCTGGTCAATTCGCCGGCCAACCCCACCGGCACCCTGCTCCCGGACGCCGCCATGGAGGCGGCCTGCGCCACGGGGCTGCCCGTGGTGTCCGACGAGATCTACCACGGCCTGACCTACGGCGGCCGGGCCCGCTGCGCCCTGGAATTTTCCGAGGACGCGCTGGTCCTAAACGGCTTTTCCAAGCGTTTCGCCATGACCGGACTGCGCCTGGGCTACCTTGTCGCGCCGTGCTCCATGATGGGGCTGTTGCAAAAACTCCAACAGAACCTTTTCATCTGCGCCTCTTCCGTGGCCCAGTGGGCCGGGTTGGCCGCCCTGTCGCCGGACGGGTTGGCCGCGGCCGAGACCATGCGCCAGACCTACGCCACGCGGCGCAAGGCGCTGCTTGCCGGGCTGAAAAAACTCGGCCTGTCGCCGCGCACCGAGCCCACGGGCGCGTTTTACGTGTTCGTGCGCGCCGACCACCTGAACCCGGATTCCCTGGCCCTGGCCTACGACATCCTGGAGAAGGTGCATCTGGGCGTGACCCCGGGCATCGACTTCGGCCCCGGCGGGGAAGGGCACCTGCGTTTTTCCTACGCCAACTCCCTGGAAAATATCGAGGAAGGCCTGGAAAGGCTTGGCCGCTACGTAAGCGACCACTGCGGCTGA
- a CDS encoding anaerobic ribonucleoside-triphosphate reductase activating protein translates to MEGLTIGGVTPLSPLDYPDALATMIYCPGDPWGCPFSQARPEAGGTFDPAAVLSWLESRRGQVDAVLFSGGEPTLLAGMAETLADARDMGFLTGLHTTGLFPEALASVLPACDWVGLAVMAPRAAYARLTGDADSGAAVFASLAMLLRGAIPFEIRTTWHPGLLDEESLTVLAGELATAGALRWSLQIFRPGPAPEGGDTPPPAFPARLVSRLQAAAPRLTIDVRT, encoded by the coding sequence GTGGAAGGACTGACCATCGGCGGCGTCACGCCGCTTTCGCCCCTCGATTATCCCGACGCCCTGGCAACCATGATCTACTGCCCGGGCGATCCCTGGGGCTGTCCCTTCAGCCAGGCGCGGCCCGAGGCCGGCGGGACGTTTGATCCGGCGGCGGTGCTGTCCTGGCTGGAAAGCCGGCGGGGACAGGTGGACGCGGTCCTTTTTTCCGGGGGCGAACCCACGCTTTTGGCCGGCATGGCCGAAACCCTGGCCGACGCGCGAGATATGGGCTTTTTGACGGGACTCCATACCACCGGGCTTTTCCCCGAGGCGCTGGCGTCCGTGCTGCCTGCCTGCGACTGGGTGGGGCTGGCCGTGATGGCGCCGCGCGCGGCCTATGCGCGCCTGACCGGCGATGCCGACAGCGGCGCGGCGGTGTTCGCCAGCCTGGCTATGCTGTTGCGGGGCGCTATCCCGTTCGAGATCCGCACCACCTGGCATCCCGGGCTCCTGGACGAGGAGAGCCTGACCGTCCTGGCCGGGGAACTGGCCACGGCCGGCGCGCTTCGCTGGAGCCTGCAAATCTTTCGTCCGGGGCCGGCTCCCGAGGGCGGGGACACCCCCCCGCCGGCCTTTCCGGCGCGGCTCGTCAGCCGGCTTCAGGCCGCCGCCCCGCGCCTGACCATCGACGTGCGAACGTAA
- the arfB gene encoding aminoacyl-tRNA hydrolase, whose product MDASDILRITPGVAIPLAELTFTASRSSGPGGQHVNKVSSRVTLLFDLDASPSLSPAAKERIRAGLGGRIGKDGVLQVSSQTSRSQTANKELAVERFVMLLRAVLTPKPPRRKTRATLASKLRRLDTKKRHGARKRERSRVEE is encoded by the coding sequence ATGGACGCGTCCGATATTTTGCGCATCACGCCCGGCGTGGCCATCCCCCTGGCCGAGCTGACGTTTACCGCCTCGCGCAGCAGCGGCCCCGGCGGACAGCACGTCAACAAGGTGAGCTCCCGCGTGACGCTCCTGTTCGACCTCGACGCCTCGCCGAGCCTGTCCCCGGCGGCCAAGGAGCGCATTCGGGCCGGCCTTGGCGGACGCATCGGCAAGGACGGGGTGCTGCAGGTCAGCTCCCAGACCAGCCGCAGCCAGACCGCCAACAAGGAACTGGCCGTGGAGCGGTTCGTCATGCTCCTGCGCGCCGTGCTGACGCCCAAGCCCCCCCGCCGCAAGACCCGGGCCACCCTGGCCTCGAAACTGCGCCGCCTGGATACCAAAAAGCGCCACGGCGCGCGCAAGCGGGAACGCTCCAGAGTGGAAGAATAG
- a CDS encoding DUF5989 family protein, producing the protein MEFLRELWGFLRVRKKFWLLPIILVLLLFGVLVVLTSGTAVAPFIYTLF; encoded by the coding sequence ATGGAATTTCTGCGTGAACTTTGGGGATTTTTGCGGGTCCGGAAAAAATTCTGGCTGCTGCCCATCATCCTCGTGCTGCTGCTTTTCGGTGTCCTCGTCGTGCTGACCAGCGGCACGGCCGTGGCGCCTTTCATCTACACCCTGTTTTAA